A single genomic interval of Paracoccus contaminans harbors:
- the mutL gene encoding DNA mismatch repair endonuclease MutL: protein MTRRDPNIRPIIRQLDEAAANRIAAGEVVERPASAVKELVENALDAGARRIEVAIAGGGKRLIRVSDDGCGMAPDDLPLALSRHATSKINGSDLMAIHSFGFRGEALPSLGAVGRLAITSRAVGSEAARIEVDGGQIGAPRPAARNRGTTVELRDLFCATPARLKFLRGDRAETQAIAEVMRRLAMAEPAVALILTDEDDGRILFRADAEPGDGAEALAARIGRVMGRDFLDNAITLDARRDGLGLGGLAALPTYSRGAAVAQHLYVNGRPVRDRLLTGALRAGYFDVLAAGRHPAAVLFIDCEPQGVDVNVHPAKAEVRFREPDAARGLVVSALRHALAGAGHRAATTGGAAALAAARPAQGVSPAPAALAAAWAAQAPLDAAPPGAAAGFAEGAAGISAAEMAGPFAPVAARVEDGAGTANAPLGAARAQLHENWIIAQTADGIVIVDQHAAHERLVYERLKAQAAAARVPAQALLIPQIVDLGDGAAALLAAAAELDRLGLVIEPFGPGCVAVREMPAALGQADAAALLRDIADDLAEQGASDRLQSRIDAVLSSMACHGSVRSGRRMTAEEMNALLREMERTPRSGQCNHGRPTWIELKLADIERLFGR from the coding sequence ATGACGCGGCGCGATCCCAACATACGTCCCATCATCCGACAGCTGGACGAGGCCGCTGCCAACCGTATCGCCGCCGGCGAGGTGGTGGAACGGCCCGCATCGGCGGTCAAGGAACTGGTCGAGAATGCGTTGGACGCGGGCGCGCGGCGCATCGAGGTGGCGATTGCCGGGGGCGGCAAGCGTCTGATCCGGGTCAGCGATGACGGCTGCGGCATGGCCCCTGATGATCTGCCGCTGGCGCTCTCGCGCCATGCCACGTCCAAGATCAACGGATCAGACCTGATGGCCATCCACAGCTTCGGCTTTCGCGGCGAGGCGCTGCCCAGCCTGGGGGCGGTGGGGCGGCTGGCGATCACCAGCCGCGCCGTCGGCAGCGAAGCAGCCCGGATCGAGGTTGACGGCGGCCAGATCGGTGCCCCCCGCCCCGCCGCGCGCAACCGCGGCACCACGGTCGAGCTGCGCGATCTGTTCTGCGCCACGCCCGCGCGGCTCAAGTTCCTGCGCGGCGACCGGGCCGAGACGCAGGCCATCGCCGAGGTCATGCGCCGGCTGGCGATGGCCGAACCCGCCGTCGCCCTGATCCTGACGGACGAGGATGACGGGCGCATCCTGTTTCGCGCCGATGCCGAACCCGGCGATGGGGCCGAGGCCCTGGCCGCGCGCATCGGCCGGGTGATGGGGCGCGATTTCCTGGACAACGCCATCACGCTGGATGCCCGGCGCGACGGGCTGGGGCTGGGCGGGCTTGCCGCGCTGCCGACCTATTCGCGCGGGGCTGCGGTGGCGCAGCATCTTTACGTCAACGGCCGCCCGGTGCGCGACAGGCTGCTGACCGGGGCGCTGCGGGCCGGCTATTTCGACGTGCTGGCGGCAGGCCGGCATCCGGCGGCGGTGCTGTTCATCGACTGCGAACCGCAGGGGGTGGATGTGAATGTCCATCCCGCCAAGGCCGAGGTGCGATTCCGCGAACCCGATGCGGCGCGCGGGCTGGTCGTGTCGGCCCTGCGGCATGCGCTTGCCGGGGCAGGGCACCGCGCCGCGACCACGGGGGGCGCTGCGGCGCTGGCCGCGGCCCGTCCCGCGCAGGGCGTTTCCCCCGCGCCGGCAGCCCTTGCAGCGGCCTGGGCCGCCCAGGCGCCGCTGGACGCCGCGCCCCCCGGCGCTGCGGCAGGCTTTGCCGAAGGCGCCGCCGGAATCAGCGCCGCCGAGATGGCCGGGCCCTTTGCCCCCGTTGCGGCCCGCGTCGAGGATGGGGCCGGAACAGCAAACGCCCCCCTGGGGGCTGCACGCGCGCAGCTGCATGAAAACTGGATCATCGCCCAGACCGCGGATGGCATCGTGATCGTCGACCAGCATGCCGCGCATGAACGGCTGGTCTATGAACGGCTCAAGGCGCAGGCCGCCGCCGCGCGTGTGCCCGCCCAGGCGCTGCTGATCCCCCAGATCGTCGATCTGGGCGACGGGGCTGCTGCCCTGCTTGCCGCGGCTGCGGAGCTGGACCGGCTGGGCCTGGTGATCGAGCCTTTCGGCCCCGGCTGCGTTGCCGTGCGCGAGATGCCGGCGGCGCTGGGCCAGGCCGATGCCGCGGCGCTGCTGCGCGACATCGCGGATGATCTGGCCGAACAGGGCGCCTCGGACCGGCTGCAATCGCGCATCGACGCGGTCCTGTCCTCGATGGCCTGCCACGGATCGGTCAGGTCGGGACGGCGCATGACCGCCGAGGAAATGAACGCCCTGCTGCGCGAGATGGAGCGCACGCCCCGTTCGGGCCAGTGCAACCATGGCCGCCCGACATGGATCGAGCTCAAGCTGGCGGATATCGAGCGGCTGTTCGGCCGCTGA
- a CDS encoding leucyl aminopeptidase family protein has protein sequence MTEPEFAPQSARSRPLWLVPQGEDGPVWPEGVDRGFAEASGFAGKAGQLCLLPGEGGVAGALFGLGRAAEPAGRPPRERFALARAAEALPAGAWRIAGAPQGHDMAQAALGWLFAQYRFARYKAAEPPAARLVCPEGVDRAALLAMAAGEYLARDLINTPASDMGPADLEQAARDLAARHGAAVDVVAGSALAQGFPMIAAVGRAAGPGRAPRLIDLRFRGEGPAVTLVGKGVCFDTGGLDIKPSASMLLMKKDMGGAANVLGLAETLARMGRAGGLRVLIPAVENSVGPDSFRPGDVLTSRKGLTVEINNTDAEGRLILADALAYGAEARPALMVSMATLTGAARVALGPDLPPFFCDDDAAAEALFRAGRDHADPIWRMPFWEPYEAMIEPAIADLDNAPSGGFAGAITAALFLRRFAAGAGIYAHFDIYGWQPAAAPGRPKGGAGQGMRAILHALPRIV, from the coding sequence ATGACCGAACCAGAGTTTGCCCCCCAATCCGCCCGGAGCCGCCCCCTGTGGCTGGTGCCGCAGGGCGAGGACGGGCCGGTCTGGCCCGAGGGCGTGGATCGCGGCTTTGCGGAGGCGAGCGGCTTTGCCGGCAAGGCGGGGCAGCTGTGCCTGCTGCCGGGCGAGGGAGGGGTTGCGGGCGCGCTGTTCGGGCTTGGCAGGGCTGCCGAGCCGGCAGGCCGGCCGCCGCGCGAACGCTTTGCGCTGGCGCGCGCGGCCGAGGCCCTGCCCGCGGGGGCCTGGCGCATCGCCGGCGCACCCCAGGGCCATGACATGGCTCAGGCGGCACTGGGCTGGCTGTTCGCGCAGTATCGCTTCGCGCGCTACAAGGCGGCCGAGCCGCCCGCGGCGCGGCTGGTCTGCCCCGAGGGGGTTGACCGCGCGGCGCTGCTGGCGATGGCAGCAGGCGAATATCTGGCGCGCGATCTGATCAACACGCCGGCATCCGACATGGGACCGGCGGATCTGGAACAGGCGGCGCGCGATCTGGCAGCGCGGCATGGCGCGGCGGTGGATGTGGTCGCGGGCAGCGCGTTGGCCCAGGGGTTTCCGATGATCGCCGCCGTGGGCCGGGCGGCAGGACCGGGGCGCGCGCCGCGCCTGATCGACCTGCGCTTTAGGGGCGAGGGACCGGCGGTCACGCTGGTCGGCAAGGGCGTGTGCTTTGACACAGGTGGCCTCGACATCAAGCCGTCCGCATCCATGTTGCTGATGAAGAAGGACATGGGCGGGGCGGCCAATGTGCTGGGCCTGGCCGAGACTCTGGCGCGCATGGGCCGTGCCGGCGGGCTGCGGGTGCTGATCCCGGCGGTGGAAAACAGCGTCGGCCCGGACAGTTTCCGCCCCGGCGACGTGCTGACCAGCCGCAAGGGGCTGACCGTCGAGATCAACAACACCGATGCCGAGGGGCGCCTGATCCTGGCCGACGCGCTGGCCTATGGGGCCGAGGCGCGGCCGGCGCTGATGGTTAGCATGGCGACCCTGACCGGGGCGGCGCGGGTAGCCCTTGGGCCGGACCTGCCGCCGTTCTTCTGCGATGACGATGCGGCGGCGGAGGCCTTGTTCCGTGCCGGGCGCGATCACGCCGACCCGATCTGGCGGATGCCGTTCTGGGAACCCTATGAGGCGATGATCGAGCCGGCCATCGCCGATCTGGACAACGCGCCCTCGGGCGGGTTCGCGGGGGCGATCACGGCGGCGCTGTTCCTGCGCCGCTTTGCCGCGGGCGCAGGTATCTATGCGCATTTCGATATCTACGGCTGGCAGCCCGCGGCTGCGCCGGGCAGGCCCAAGGGCGGGGCGGGACAGGGGATGCGGGCAATCCTGCACGCCCTGCCCCGGATCGTCTGA
- a CDS encoding saccharopine dehydrogenase C-terminal domain-containing protein — MTIHWVGTGLSAIPGLRRLLAGNVPVAVWNRTPDKARAAVGDLATDIRSYSLPALAGAVQAGDVVVSMLPADRHVPLARICLDKGASFVSSSYISPEMAALDQAARDAGVALVNEVGLDPGIDHLMAHELVADYRQIARAGDTVSFTSYCGGIPSYPNTFRYKFSWSPLGVLRALRSPSRSIRDGALREVQRPWHAIDAYDAPLPVPERFEVYPNRDSAAFVAQYGLDPEWRVQDFVRGTIRMKGWAEAWANVFAAVERLAGPEGDAQLAEMADRLWAEHAYAEGEPDRVVLFVRLSARRDGAAVFDKEWVLDARGNAGGSAMAQLVSTPVALAVEAVLEGRLPPGVHAAPDDPDLVGHWLVEVGEIADHMARVNHLATA, encoded by the coding sequence ATGACGATCCACTGGGTGGGGACCGGACTGTCTGCAATTCCCGGGCTGCGCCGGCTGCTGGCGGGGAACGTGCCGGTCGCGGTCTGGAACCGCACCCCGGACAAGGCGCGCGCCGCGGTGGGCGATCTGGCGACCGACATCCGCAGCTATTCCCTGCCGGCCCTTGCCGGGGCGGTGCAGGCGGGCGATGTGGTCGTATCGATGCTGCCGGCCGACCGGCATGTTCCGCTGGCGCGGATCTGCCTGGACAAGGGGGCAAGCTTCGTCAGCTCGTCCTATATCTCGCCTGAGATGGCCGCGCTGGATCAGGCCGCCAGGGATGCCGGCGTCGCCCTCGTCAACGAGGTGGGGCTGGACCCAGGCATCGACCATCTGATGGCGCATGAGCTGGTCGCCGATTATCGCCAGATCGCCCGCGCCGGCGACACGGTCAGCTTCACAAGCTATTGCGGCGGCATCCCCAGCTATCCCAATACCTTCCGCTACAAGTTCTCGTGGTCGCCGCTGGGGGTGCTGCGGGCGCTGCGCTCGCCGTCGCGCTCGATCCGCGATGGGGCACTGCGCGAGGTGCAGCGGCCCTGGCACGCGATCGATGCCTATGATGCACCGCTGCCCGTGCCCGAACGGTTCGAGGTCTATCCCAACCGCGATTCCGCCGCCTTCGTGGCCCAATACGGGCTCGATCCGGAATGGCGGGTGCAGGACTTTGTCCGCGGGACCATCCGCATGAAGGGCTGGGCCGAGGCATGGGCGAATGTGTTCGCCGCGGTCGAGCGTCTGGCCGGTCCCGAGGGCGATGCGCAGCTTGCCGAGATGGCCGACCGGCTGTGGGCCGAACACGCCTATGCCGAGGGCGAGCCCGACCGCGTGGTCCTGTTCGTGCGCCTGTCGGCCCGGCGGGACGGCGCGGCCGTGTTCGACAAGGAATGGGTGCTGGACGCGCGCGGCAATGCCGGCGGCAGCGCCATGGCGCAGCTTGTCTCGACGCCGGTGGCGCTGGCGGTCGAGGCGGTGCTGGAGGGCCGCCTGCCCCCCGGCGTGCATGCGGCGCCGGACGATCCAGACCTTGTCGGCCACTGGCTGGTCGAGGTGGGTGAAATCGCCGATCACATGGCACGGGTGAACCATCTGGCAACAGCCTGA
- a CDS encoding saccharopine dehydrogenase, producing the protein MTHLWVRAESRPNEDRVGITPEGVRDLARRGFRVTVEDSPRRVIPTADYRAAGAAIAPEGSWVDAPDDAIILGLKELPEDGTPLRHRHIMFGHAFKGQPDGQVLLRRFRAGGGRLYDLEYLVDEQGRRLAAFGYWAGYAGAAVALKCWAAQARGGLCGPVGTYPGKDALAAELRAELDATGRPRPRAIVIGAKGRVGTGAADLCAEMGVRVTKWDMAETAHGGPFPEILVHEVFLNCILAQPGCPVFVPESAVNPGRNLTVIGDIACDPTSAFSPIKVYDRTTSWDSPALRVAERPPLDVTAIDNLPSMLPRESSRDYAGQLLPVLQQLDAIDTGPWGRAAATYETHLKGLSP; encoded by the coding sequence ATGACGCATCTGTGGGTCCGGGCGGAAAGCCGCCCCAACGAGGATCGGGTGGGCATCACCCCCGAGGGCGTGCGCGACCTGGCCCGCCGCGGCTTTCGCGTCACGGTCGAGGACAGCCCCCGCCGCGTCATCCCCACTGCGGATTACCGCGCCGCCGGCGCCGCCATCGCGCCCGAAGGCTCGTGGGTGGATGCCCCCGACGACGCCATCATCCTGGGCCTCAAGGAACTGCCCGAGGATGGCACGCCCCTGCGCCACCGCCACATCATGTTCGGCCATGCCTTCAAGGGCCAGCCCGACGGGCAGGTGCTGCTGCGCCGGTTCCGTGCGGGCGGGGGCCGGCTTTACGATCTGGAATACCTGGTGGACGAACAGGGCCGCAGGCTGGCGGCCTTCGGCTATTGGGCGGGCTATGCGGGGGCGGCCGTGGCGCTGAAATGCTGGGCGGCGCAGGCGCGGGGCGGCCTTTGCGGACCGGTCGGCACCTATCCGGGCAAGGACGCGCTGGCGGCGGAGCTGCGGGCCGAGCTTGATGCGACCGGCAGGCCGCGCCCGCGCGCCATCGTGATCGGCGCCAAGGGGCGGGTCGGCACCGGGGCGGCCGACCTGTGCGCCGAAATGGGCGTTCGGGTGACCAAATGGGACATGGCCGAAACCGCCCATGGGGGGCCGTTCCCGGAAATCCTGGTGCATGAGGTCTTTTTGAACTGCATCCTCGCCCAGCCCGGATGCCCGGTATTCGTGCCCGAAAGCGCGGTCAATCCGGGCCGAAACCTGACGGTGATCGGGGATATCGCCTGCGATCCGACCAGCGCGTTTTCCCCCATCAAGGTCTATGACCGCACCACGAGCTGGGACAGCCCGGCGCTGCGCGTGGCCGAACGCCCGCCCCTCGACGTGACGGCGATCGACAACCTGCCCTCGATGCTGCCGCGCGAATCAAGCCGCGACTATGCCGGGCAGCTGCTGCCTGTGCTGCAGCAGCTGGACGCTATCGATACCGGCCCCTGGGGGCGGGCCGCAGCAACATACGAGACGCATCTGAAAGGGCTTTCGCCATGA
- a CDS encoding aspartate-semialdehyde dehydrogenase produces the protein MGYKVVVAGATGNVGREMLNILAERQFPADEVVALASRRSLGTEVSYGDKTLRTRDIEGFDFTGYDIALFAIGSEPTKKYAPLAASQGCVVIDNSSLYRYDPQIPLIVPEVNPDAVEGYAKKNIIANPNCSTAQMVVALKPLHDRARIKRVVVSTYQSVSGAGKEGMDELWDQTKAVYNPTSDVPPKKFQKQIAFNVIPQIDVFLDSGETKEEWKMVAETKKIMDPAIKVTATCVRVPVFVGHSEAVNVEFEDFLDEDEARDILREAPGVMVIDKREPGGYVTPIECVGDYATFVSRIRQDSTVENGLNLWVVSDNLRKGAALNAVQIAELLGSRCLKKG, from the coding sequence ATGGGTTACAAGGTCGTCGTCGCGGGCGCCACGGGGAACGTGGGCCGCGAAATGCTGAACATCCTGGCCGAGCGCCAGTTTCCCGCCGACGAGGTGGTGGCGCTGGCCTCGCGCCGCAGCCTCGGGACCGAGGTCAGCTATGGCGACAAGACGCTGAGGACCCGCGACATCGAGGGGTTCGACTTCACCGGATACGACATCGCGCTGTTCGCCATCGGGTCCGAGCCGACCAAGAAATACGCCCCCCTTGCCGCGTCGCAGGGCTGCGTGGTGATCGACAACTCGTCCCTCTATCGCTATGACCCGCAGATCCCGCTGATCGTCCCCGAGGTGAACCCGGACGCGGTCGAGGGCTATGCGAAAAAGAACATCATCGCCAACCCGAACTGTTCCACCGCGCAGATGGTGGTGGCGCTCAAGCCCCTGCACGACCGGGCCAGGATCAAGCGCGTCGTGGTCAGCACCTACCAGTCCGTTTCGGGCGCCGGCAAGGAAGGCATGGACGAGCTGTGGGACCAGACCAAGGCCGTCTACAACCCCACCTCGGACGTTCCGCCGAAGAAGTTCCAGAAGCAGATCGCCTTCAACGTCATCCCCCAGATCGACGTGTTCCTGGATTCGGGCGAAACCAAGGAAGAATGGAAGATGGTCGCCGAGACCAAGAAGATCATGGACCCCGCGATCAAGGTCACCGCGACCTGCGTGCGCGTTCCGGTCTTTGTCGGCCATTCCGAGGCGGTCAATGTCGAGTTCGAGGATTTCCTTGACGAGGACGAGGCTCGCGACATCCTGCGCGAGGCGCCGGGCGTCATGGTGATCGACAAGCGCGAGCCTGGCGGTTACGTCACGCCCATCGAATGCGTGGGCGATTATGCTACATTCGTCTCGCGCATCCGGCAGGATTCCACCGTCGAGAACGGCCTCAACCTGTGGGTGGTCAGCGACAACCTGCGCAAGGGCGCGGCGCTGAATGCGGTGCAGATCGCCGAACTGCTGGGCAGCCGCTGCCTGAAGAAAGGCTGA
- a CDS encoding C40 family peptidase, with protein MDRRLTPATDRVALAGWDLERPAVTDGAPMRIAAALTDLRRAPGGARDRQLLLGADVTVIEQRDGWAFIRAEADGYCGWVIAAALTAARPPVTHRVGAPASHVYPAPDFKQGERIGLSMGCRLSVLATEGRFARLEDGGYVPLAHLSDAPARDPATVAQSLLGTPYLWGGNSRGGIDCSGLVQAALHACAIACPGDSDLQCAAFPESPAIGRGDLLFWPGHVAMALDGRTMIHATAWTMSVVTEDIAAAIARIEAAGDGPFLGARRPALDGRIAFP; from the coding sequence ATGGACCGCCGTCTGACCCCGGCCACCGATCGGGTGGCGCTGGCAGGCTGGGACCTTGAGCGCCCCGCGGTCACGGACGGCGCCCCCATGCGCATCGCCGCCGCGCTGACCGATCTGCGCCGGGCGCCGGGCGGGGCGCGCGACCGCCAGTTGCTGCTGGGCGCCGACGTGACGGTGATCGAACAGCGGGACGGCTGGGCCTTTATCCGGGCCGAGGCGGACGGCTATTGCGGCTGGGTGATCGCCGCCGCCCTGACGGCGGCGCGGCCGCCGGTGACGCACCGCGTCGGGGCCCCTGCCAGCCATGTCTATCCCGCGCCCGATTTCAAGCAGGGCGAACGGATCGGCCTGTCGATGGGCTGCCGCCTGAGCGTTCTGGCAACCGAAGGACGCTTTGCCCGGCTGGAGGATGGCGGCTATGTCCCGCTTGCCCATCTGTCGGATGCGCCGGCGCGCGATCCGGCGACCGTGGCGCAAAGCCTGCTGGGCACACCCTATCTGTGGGGCGGCAACAGCCGCGGCGGGATCGACTGTTCGGGGCTGGTGCAGGCGGCGCTGCACGCCTGCGCCATCGCCTGCCCCGGTGACAGCGACCTGCAATGCGCGGCCTTTCCCGAAAGCCCGGCGATCGGGCGCGGCGATCTGCTGTTCTGGCCTGGCCATGTGGCCATGGCGCTGGACGGGCGCACCATGATCCATGCGACCGCCTGGACGATGTCGGTCGTCACCGAGGACATCGCCGCCGCCATCGCGCGGATCGAGGCGGCGGGCGACGGGCCCTTTCTCGGCGCGCGCCGGCCTGCGCTGGACGGGCGCATCGCCTTTCCGTAA
- a CDS encoding PQQ-dependent sugar dehydrogenase has translation MSAFSRIPASAAVALALSAAAGLAQNAGGDFNAAPPNAAAQTPAFPGQTRAPVLADDIALKKTMLVDGLNHPWGLAALPDGSWLVTERAGRLRLAGRDGALSRPIGGLPAVSAKGQGGLLDVIVGPDFARDRRVWISYAAPAPGGNHTAVATGTLSADGTWLEGVRRIFAQVPVYDGRNHFGSRLVLDGKGGLFVTLGERSDRPIRDSAQRDDNHLGKIVHIDALTGAPMGAGMGLPETWAKGLRNVQAAALDGRGRLWTIEHGPRGGDELNRIQPGRNYGWPVITYGEDYSGRPINEGITARAGMEQPVYYWDPVIAPSGMLFYDGAMFPEWRGDILTGGLAGQALVRLHLDGDRVAGEARHLRGIGRVRDVAVAQDGAVMILTDAENGALIRISR, from the coding sequence ATGTCCGCTTTCAGCCGCATTCCTGCATCCGCCGCGGTCGCGCTGGCCCTGTCTGCTGCGGCGGGGCTTGCCCAGAACGCCGGGGGCGATTTCAACGCCGCGCCCCCGAATGCGGCCGCGCAGACCCCGGCCTTCCCCGGCCAGACCCGCGCCCCAGTGCTTGCGGATGATATCGCGCTGAAGAAAACGATGCTGGTGGACGGGCTGAACCACCCCTGGGGGCTGGCGGCGTTGCCCGATGGCTCATGGCTGGTGACCGAACGCGCGGGGCGGCTGCGGCTGGCAGGCCGCGATGGCGCGCTGTCGCGCCCGATCGGCGGGTTGCCCGCCGTATCGGCCAAGGGCCAGGGCGGCCTGCTGGACGTGATCGTCGGCCCCGATTTTGCCCGCGACCGCCGGGTCTGGATCAGCTATGCCGCGCCCGCGCCGGGGGGCAATCACACTGCCGTCGCCACCGGCACGCTGTCGGCGGATGGCACCTGGCTGGAAGGGGTCAGGCGCATCTTTGCGCAGGTTCCCGTCTATGATGGCCGCAACCATTTCGGCAGCCGCCTGGTGCTGGACGGCAAGGGCGGGCTGTTCGTGACATTGGGCGAGCGGTCGGACCGGCCCATCAGGGACAGCGCCCAGCGCGATGACAACCATCTTGGCAAGATCGTCCATATCGACGCGCTGACCGGGGCACCGATGGGCGCGGGGATGGGCCTGCCGGAAACATGGGCCAAGGGGCTGCGCAACGTGCAGGCCGCGGCGCTGGACGGGCGCGGCCGGCTGTGGACGATCGAGCATGGTCCCCGCGGCGGGGACGAGCTGAACCGCATCCAGCCCGGACGCAACTATGGCTGGCCGGTCATCACCTATGGCGAGGATTACAGCGGCCGGCCCATCAACGAGGGGATCACCGCGCGCGCCGGGATGGAACAGCCGGTCTATTACTGGGATCCGGTGATCGCCCCTTCCGGCATGCTGTTCTATGACGGGGCGATGTTCCCTGAATGGCGGGGGGACATCCTGACCGGCGGGCTGGCTGGGCAGGCGCTGGTGCGTCTGCATCTGGACGGCGACAGGGTGGCGGGCGAGGCGCGCCATCTGCGCGGCATCGGGCGCGTGCGCGACGTGGCGGTGGCGCAGGACGGGGCGGTCATGATCCTGACGGATGCGGAAAACGGCGCTTTGATCCGCATCAGCCGCTGA
- a CDS encoding M16 family metallopeptidase, with the protein MIRTFLAVLSLTLMAALPARAIDIAEVTSPGGTRAWLVEDHSIPFVALSIAFRGGASVDAPGKRGAVNLMTALLEEGSGQRDATAWAEAMESLGASAGFDAGDDAVTVSLRALSENRDQAADLLHDALTSPSFDPAAVERVRAQVQSAIRAEETDPGAIAATELARRAWGDHPYGSSLNGTADSVAGLTVADLDEARRRVLARDRVIVSAAGDIDAAGLGALIDRILDDLPAHAAAPLPPEAELHLSGAQTVIDWDSPQTVVAFAQQGLPMDDPDYFAAFVLDHILGGGGFSSRLMDEIREKRGLTYGVGTGLANQVLGHTWQGQMATANASTAEAVDLVRKVWGDIRNGVTDKELADAKTYLTGEYPLRFDGNGKIAGILTGMQLMGMPRDYVNTRNARIERVTAEDVRRVAQRLLDPARLEFVLVGRPEGLAAQPAK; encoded by the coding sequence CGGAACCAGGGCCTGGCTGGTCGAGGATCACTCGATCCCCTTTGTCGCGCTCAGCATCGCGTTCCGGGGCGGGGCCTCGGTCGATGCGCCGGGCAAGCGGGGGGCGGTGAACCTGATGACCGCCTTGCTCGAGGAAGGCTCGGGCCAGCGCGACGCGACCGCCTGGGCCGAGGCGATGGAATCGCTGGGCGCCAGCGCCGGCTTTGACGCCGGCGACGACGCCGTGACCGTCAGCCTGCGGGCGCTGAGCGAAAACCGCGACCAGGCCGCCGACCTGCTGCACGACGCCCTGACCAGCCCCAGTTTCGATCCCGCGGCGGTCGAGCGTGTGCGCGCGCAGGTCCAATCCGCCATCCGCGCCGAAGAAACCGACCCCGGCGCGATCGCGGCCACGGAACTGGCGCGGCGCGCCTGGGGCGATCACCCGTATGGCAGTTCGCTGAACGGGACGGCCGATTCGGTTGCCGGGCTGACGGTTGCCGATCTTGACGAGGCGCGCCGCCGGGTGCTGGCGCGCGACCGGGTGATCGTCTCGGCCGCGGGCGATATCGACGCGGCCGGTCTGGGCGCTCTGATCGACCGTATCCTGGACGACCTGCCTGCCCATGCGGCCGCGCCGCTGCCGCCTGAGGCGGAGCTGCATCTTTCCGGGGCGCAGACCGTCATCGACTGGGACAGCCCACAGACAGTCGTCGCCTTTGCCCAGCAGGGATTGCCGATGGACGATCCCGATTACTTCGCGGCCTTCGTGTTGGACCATATCCTCGGGGGCGGCGGCTTTTCGTCGCGGCTGATGGACGAGATCAGGGAAAAGCGCGGCCTGACCTATGGCGTGGGCACAGGGCTTGCCAATCAGGTGCTGGGCCACACCTGGCAAGGACAGATGGCCACGGCCAATGCCAGCACTGCCGAGGCTGTCGATCTGGTCCGCAAGGTCTGGGGCGACATCCGTAATGGCGTCACGGACAAGGAACTGGCCGATGCCAAGACCTATCTGACGGGCGAATATCCGCTGCGTTTTGACGGAAACGGCAAGATCGCGGGCATCCTGACCGGGATGCAGCTGATGGGCATGCCGCGGGACTATGTCAACACGCGCAATGCCCGGATCGAACGCGTCACCGCCGAGGATGTGCGCCGCGTGGCCCAGCGCCTACTGGACCCGGCCCGGCTGGAATTCGTGCTGGTCGGCCGTCCCGAGGGGCTGGCCGCGCAGCCCGCGAAATGA
- a CDS encoding calcium-binding protein, whose translation MAYIGRIETGTSKTGAISPVGDFDTYNTTFIAGLTYSASAKGASSSSGSLVDPNIALYDARGTRLLFNDDVTPGSNRDGQITFTIGSGGTAVYTLGVGEQGNNATGSYTLTVSAGYASNNADSVTGTNANDAIHGMAGNDILYGMGGNDNLIGGTGNDTLLGGDLGDVLQGQAGNDMLRGQSGNDILYGALGADTLAGGAGADTFRFLSNSDSNSRFGVDVITGGDGAVAFEGVGVRGGDVIDLHGIDANLTIAGNQDFVFSASRAAGTCSLSEVNGETVLNAHLNNDGVADLTIRIADGAISAYDYTSDEFIL comes from the coding sequence ATGGCTTATATCGGCCGCATCGAAACCGGAACGTCGAAGACGGGGGCGATCTCGCCCGTCGGGGACTTCGACACCTACAACACGACCTTCATCGCCGGGCTGACCTATTCGGCCTCGGCCAAGGGCGCCTCGTCAAGCAGCGGCTCGCTGGTCGATCCCAACATCGCGCTCTATGACGCCCGCGGCACCCGCCTGCTGTTCAATGACGACGTGACGCCTGGGTCCAACCGCGACGGCCAGATCACCTTCACGATCGGCTCGGGCGGCACGGCCGTCTATACGCTGGGCGTGGGGGAACAGGGCAACAACGCCACCGGCAGCTATACCCTGACGGTTTCGGCGGGCTATGCCTCGAACAACGCCGACAGCGTGACCGGGACCAATGCCAATGACGCGATCCACGGCATGGCCGGGAACGACATCCTTTACGGGATGGGCGGCAACGACAACCTGATCGGCGGCACCGGCAACGACACGCTGCTGGGGGGCGATCTGGGCGACGTGCTGCAGGGCCAGGCCGGCAACGACATGCTGCGCGGGCAGTCGGGCAATGATATCCTTTACGGCGCGCTGGGGGCCGACACGCTGGCCGGCGGGGCCGGGGCGGATACCTTCCGGTTCCTGTCGAACTCGGATTCCAATTCGCGCTTCGGCGTTGACGTGATCACCGGCGGCGATGGGGCCGTGGCATTCGAGGGCGTCGGCGTGCGCGGCGGGGACGTGATCGACCTGCACGGGATCGACGCGAACCTGACCATCGCCGGCAACCAGGATTTCGTGTTCAGCGCCTCGCGGGCCGCAGGCACCTGCTCGCTGTCCGAGGTGAATGGAGAGACGGTGCTGAACGCCCATCTGAACAATGATGGCGTCGCCGACCTGACCATCCGCATCGCGGATGGCGCCATCTCGGCCTATGACTACACCAGCGACGAGTTCATCCTGTAA